From the genome of Deltaproteobacteria bacterium, one region includes:
- the nqrA gene encoding NADH:ubiquinone reductase (Na(+)-transporting) subunit A, giving the protein MGIYTNKKGLDLPITGSPRQVIEDSPETPKVAIVATEFVGMKARMAVDIGDEVKRGQLLFEDRKNPGVLFTAPGAGKVTAINRGAKRALLSMVIELSDAEKSGTTSDSDHVSFESYTGKAGDELTGDEVRALLIESGEWTAIRQRPYSRVAPVDGNVPAIFITAADTHPLAPSVDVAIEANQEAFEAGVRALRKLTDGDVFLCAMQNSKVTSTDCKVEVFDGPHPAGTPGFHIHTLMPVNRKRAAWYIGYQDVIAIGHLLATGKVFTDRVVSLAGPAVKDPRLVKTRRGASTLALTDGQLKPGENRVIAGSVLGGRTAGCDVQGYLGRFNNQVSVLPEGREREFLGWLSPGENRFSVSAAFMSK; this is encoded by the coding sequence ATGGGCATATACACCAACAAGAAGGGCCTCGACCTTCCTATTACAGGCTCTCCGCGGCAAGTAATTGAAGATTCTCCAGAAACTCCCAAAGTAGCCATCGTCGCCACTGAATTTGTGGGCATGAAAGCCCGCATGGCAGTGGATATCGGTGATGAGGTCAAACGCGGCCAGCTACTCTTTGAAGACCGTAAGAACCCCGGCGTTCTCTTTACTGCTCCTGGAGCGGGTAAAGTCACTGCGATCAATCGCGGCGCTAAACGGGCTCTACTGTCTATGGTCATCGAATTAAGCGATGCTGAAAAGTCGGGCACGACAAGTGACTCTGACCATGTGAGCTTTGAAAGCTACACAGGCAAAGCTGGCGATGAACTTACTGGAGATGAAGTTCGAGCATTATTAATCGAGTCCGGTGAGTGGACGGCCATTCGGCAACGTCCTTACTCACGGGTAGCACCCGTGGATGGCAACGTACCTGCGATTTTTATTACCGCAGCCGATACCCATCCTCTGGCGCCAAGCGTCGATGTAGCAATCGAAGCCAACCAGGAAGCTTTCGAAGCCGGTGTTCGCGCTTTGAGAAAGCTCACCGATGGCGACGTTTTTCTCTGCGCGATGCAAAACTCCAAGGTGACCTCCACGGATTGTAAGGTCGAGGTCTTTGACGGCCCTCACCCCGCGGGCACCCCCGGTTTTCACATCCACACTTTGATGCCAGTCAACCGCAAACGCGCGGCATGGTACATCGGGTATCAGGACGTCATCGCAATCGGCCACTTGCTCGCAACCGGCAAGGTCTTCACCGACCGTGTTGTTTCGCTCGCAGGTCCAGCTGTTAAAGACCCTCGGCTTGTGAAAACTCGCCGTGGTGCAAGTACTTTAGCGCTGACCGACGGCCAGCTTAAGCCAGGCGAGAACCGCGTTATTGCAGGCTCCGTTTTAGGCGGACGCACTGCCGGTTGTGACGTTCAAGGATACCTTGGACGATTCAACAACCAGGTAAGCGTGCTTCCTGAAGGCCGTGAACGCGAATTTTTGGGTTGGCTTTCGCCAGGCGAAAATCGCTTCAGCGTGAGTGCGGCATTTATGTCCAAAC